CGACAACAAGAACATGATGGCGGCATGTGATCCAAGACACGGCAGATATCTCACAGTAGCCGCCATGTTCCGGGGAAAGATGTCCATGAAGGAAGTTGATGAGCAGATGCTAaatgttcaaaacaaaaacaggttTGCGCTGCTATATCTTGAACGTCCGAGTAAATTTGGAAAGCTACACTGGGTTCCATAGAACCTGGTTCCCTGACTAGTGGGCATCCTGTGCCAAGTGAACCAGGGCATTTCCAGTTGGACATAAATCAAGTCATTTGAACACTAAAGAGACTGGCAGACGGTCAAAAGAGGCTAAACCGAATTTGAAAACGGACCTTTAAAACAGCAAGGGTACAAAGTTGGCTGAATGAAATTGAACATCGACAGCATGGTCAAAGATAACAGGGTATTGTGAAGGATCATTTCCCACTATCCTTCGCCTCAGATCATCGGCCCTTGAAATAACAGTTGCTgcggaagagaaatttcaaaaataaaagaaaaacaaactggaTGGACaaacaaatgatttttttttactccaCTTTAATCTTTCAGCTCGTACTTTGTGGAGTGGATTCCAAATAACGTGAAAACTGCAGCATGTGACATTCCACCTCGCGGTCTAAAGATGTCAGCTACTTTCATAGGCAACAGTACCAGCATTCAAGAACTGTTTAAGAGAATCAGCGAACAGTTTACTGCCATGTTCAAAAGAAAGGCGTTTCTTCATTGGTACACAGGTGAAGGGATGGACGAGATGGAGTTTACTGAGGTAAAGACTTAAATCACACTGAATTTCAGGAATAAAAGGGTCCGACCCGCCTGCAAAAAGAAACAGGCACTAATTGGTTCCAGTCTACCCCACAGGCTGCTTCCCACGTCAAGTATTCCGGAAACCCGAGTGGTTTAAGTTAAGGTTCTTCTTAATTTGAAACAGCATAACAAGACAGCGTTTTTCACAAACTACAAgatctatttttttcttctgtcaaCAGGCAGAATCCAACATGAACGACCTGGTGTCCGAATACCAACAATACCAAGATGCAACAGCTGAGGAAGAACAATTTGATGACGAGGACGAAATGACCGAAGAGTGAATTCAAAACTCCTGCCTACAGTGCGTCTTGTTTCAATAGGCGCACCGCTGTCCCATTCTCTTTATCAGGCATTATTCTTCAATGTTGGCATATTCTGAATTCGTAGTCTCTGCATGAAGACTTATAAAATCGACTTGATCATTAATAATATTCAATGAAAAGAATTTTGCATACAATGGCTATTAAAGGCATTAAAATCACAGAACTTTGGAGACCATTACTGGCTTAAGAACTCTGTACATTGATCTTATTCATATCATAGCCGGTTAGCTTACGACCTTGGTTAATAAACCTACGAAATGCCGTTAAAATGGCTACAATGAAATACCTTGTTTTCTGTTGAGGTGTGGAAGCCAATTTTGGCTGCCACTCAATAACACAAAACACACAACCCTAAATTCAACTAAATGCCGTGATGGTTGTCTGCCAACGTGACAGCTACACGCGGtacattttggcgggaaaacagTTCTCTGGAGCAAGCTATGGCTCTCAAACCAAGCCAATAAAGAACATTGTCTTTTCTCGCTCTCTCATTGGTTGTCCGTTGCATTAGACAAGAGGATCATTATTTCTCGGCCTATCAATCAAGCTTGCTTATTAGTGTTCATATGGCCTCCTACGTCATGATGAAATCACTGGGTGTCCATATCCTCCTCGCCACTACTCGCTTCAGAATCCACTCCACCTTCCATATTGCCATTTTCCCCTTCCTGACTGTCATCTGCATCTTCAGGCAAACTAGCCAGCAGTTCATTCACGTGATCCATCATGGGTTGGTCATCACATCCCAACAGTGTAAATAGCTGTAGATAAATAAGAAGTTGTGCACTCAGACAATTCGCCCTtatcacaaggcggccatattgccccggaggaccaaaaaagctttctttttccacgctaagcctcatccccatggtttccattgcgaggcttagcgtggtaaaacaaaccTCTTTTGGTCTctcgggacaatatggccgccgtgtgacaagggtgaatgaATCACATCCCAACAGTGTAACTAGCTGTAGATAAATAGGCAGTTGTGCACTCAgacaattattacaattataTGTGCACTCAGATCATTATTGCCAAATTACATTCATATCCCTAACTCTATTATTCATTGAAGTGCAAAACCAAAGACTATATTTAAGTGTTTGTATTCACCCCAAATGTAATAATCTTTCTGATAGCATGAGTTAAATGAGCTAAGGACTGCTAGCCATCACAGACATAAAGGAGCACAGGACAACAATGACGTGTTCTACTACCTCAAGATTTGCACGGTTGATCAGCTATGAAAGAGGAGTGGAAAAACTGTTCTCAAATAAGTATACCTTTTGAGCTCTTTCCAAACAAGGTTTGATACTTGAGCTGAGCTGATCTGTGATATGGTGAAGCCATCCTAACAGATACCACAcctataaaaaaaatgaaggaaacattttgccgaaaaaaaaaacagatttcACAGGAACAAAAGTCCCAAAGCAATTACTAATACACATAAATACCTGAGGCACTTCATCACATTCTTCGATCAGTTCCTCCAGAATTGAAGCAGCTGTCTGCAACGAatattattgaaaatattaaaCTGAATGAGTTGAGCAATAGAGGGAGGTGAGTTAGTTAGATGTTATTAGTGATATTTTTTGCTATTGTtgtcataactattatcaattttgttttgttttgttttttcaactctacttttataaattttataCACATTTAGTTAGTGTGATAAACTAAATATAGTTTCCGTTGACAAGGGTGAATAAAAGTAAGTGAATGCCTAAATTCACTTCAAAGTCATTTAGTAACTAGTACAAAAGAtgtcaaaaattaatttttaccaCATAATTTTCAACTTCAATAAGCAACTTTGCTGTTCCTATTCTGGTTTCATATGATGGTGGTGGTGCCTGATCAGAGacaacaaagacaaaataaaatattagcCAAGAATGTACTGATTCAACAATATGAAGGCTCCTTTTAAATGATGGTCACTTAAAGACAAAATGATAAAGGTAACTTCACTTTAAGCAATAAAAGGCTCCTTACAAAAAAAGCTTTCCAAACAATGGCATGCCACTCCTATAATTCAGAGATTGATCATGTTGTAACCAGCAAGTTTCAGACTTACTAACTGTACACTACGGGAACTCATTTGTTCCTcaatttaatgtaaataaatCATGTAATACAATTTACTTAATAAATTATAACACATTGATGTCAAAACTGCTGCTATTTCTTAAACTGCAGTCGTAAAACCTCATGCTGATAAACCCACTCCTTTTCAGTGATCACAAACCTTAGGTAATTCTTCATCCTTGCCTTGCCATAGTTCTAGACTTTTTGCCAACATTTGCCGTGCTTCATCCATCTTCTCTTCACTTAAAAGACAGCTAGCCATCAGTTGAAATGCCTCAGGATTGGTTGGATCAAATTCCATTGCCTTGTGACAAAACTCAGAACATTTAGCAGCTGCTTCTTCCTTGAAACTAAAGAAGACAATTTGGTCAGCCACTCCTTGTGAAGTAGAGCAATAGAGTTTTAGTGAAAAACTTGATTTGCATCCTCTTTACTGCCCATCAAAAGTCAAGAATGAGAGCTTATCAGTTGTAAATAATCCAGTCCATGTTTCTTGCAATTTTGTCAATAATTGCAAGGGGAGAATGATATGAAAGGGGTGTAAAACCTATTAAGTATGCAGCCTccattaccaaaaaaaaaaactattcacAATACATATAGGCTCTATATTGTAATACTCGATAAGAATTTTATACCCCTAGGGTAATAGCTACATTCAAATTGAAACCGAAACAACAAATCTGCCAACCTACTGGCAAAGTAATCTGAACTCCAATGGATCTTACTCACCACTCATCGGTAAGATATATTTCTGCAAGGGAGCAGTAGGCTGTTGAGATTTCTGTTGGTGAGGCTGCATTGTTGTGGCTGGCAGCTTCCTGTCAGAGACACCAAACTTTGTATATCAAGGAGGTATTTTAAAGAGGTTTTCACTTCACAGTCATGCTAAGCAAAGGATTCAA
The nucleotide sequence above comes from Acropora muricata isolate sample 2 chromosome 12, ASM3666990v1, whole genome shotgun sequence. Encoded proteins:
- the LOC136891929 gene encoding uncharacterized protein; the protein is MGKTRKAKRNTTPGTKKKGQSSAVSKHVSADFKDCKWENCEMKETQEEAQKGKPKYSIEDLMKQVDECLDNFNFELAVKFCERALETEPDNVQVLETAGAIYLETRDTNKAKQCFENAIKISPDNGYSKYMNLGQLLEGQESVNAYNKGIQLMLSNIDNTEEAASHNNAASPTEISTAYCSLAEIYLTDECFKEEAAAKCSEFCHKAMEFDPTNPEAFQLMASCLLSEEKMDEARQMLAKSLELWQGKDEELPKAPPPSYETRIGTAKLLIEVENYVTAASILEELIEECDEVPQVWYLLGWLHHITDQLSSSIKPCLERAQKLFTLLGCDDQPMMDHVNELLASLPEDADDSQEGENGNMEGGVDSEASSGEEDMDTQ